The DNA region AGCTGTTCCAAGACAAATAGCCATGTACCTTGCAAGAACTTTAACTGACCTCTCCCTCCCTAAAATTGGAGAAGAATTAGGAGGAAGAGATCACACCACAGTACTTCACGCCTATGAGAAGATCCAGGAACTTTATCAAACAGATCTTTCCATTAAAAAGGCTATACAAGATATACAAAATCGATTAAGAAACTCTAACTCTAATTCTTAAGTTTATTTTTTCCTTAAATATTTGAAAAGCTCAGAGTCAGGAGTAATTATCAACACATTACCAGGAAGAGTGCTCTTGTAAAGCTCTAAGGTTTTAAGAAACTGATAAAATTCGGGATCTGAAGATAGAGCAGTTTGAAGTATTTTGCTTGCTTCTGCTTCACCCTTCCCCTTTAACTCCTGAGCCTTTCTATATGCCTCTGAAAGAATAATTACTCTCTTCTTTTCTGCCTCCGACTTTATTCTCTGAGCCTCCCTTTGCCCCTCTGCTCTATAAAGAGCAGCCTGTCTTTGTCTTTCTGCTGTCATGGAATCATATATCTTTTTGAGATTTTCCGCAGGAACACTCACCCTTTTCATTCTAACGGTACTTATTTCAATACCAAGTTCCTTTGCTTTTTCCCTTGATGATATTGTTATCTCTTCAAATACCTCTTCCCTTTTCTTAGAAACTATATCATCAAAGTCATACTGCCCTACCACTCTTCTCATCTCACTATAGATAATATCATCAAGCCTCGCCTGAGCTCCCAGTTCATTTCTTACTGTCTTTAAAAACAATATGGGATCATAAATTTTAAAAAGAGCAAAAGAATCCAAAATCATAGACTTTTTATCCTTCGTAACCACTATGGTAGGCTCTGAATCATATTGCAGAATTCTTTTCTCAAAAAATATTACTTCCTGTACAAAGGGCTTTTTAAAATAAAGACCAGGCTCTTTTACCACCCTTACTGGCTTTCCAAATTCAAGGACCACAGCCTGATTTGTTATATCAACTATAAAGATGGAAAAAATCAAGATAAATAAAATAATAAAGAGAATTACACCTAAATAAACATACTTCATTTTTTATCCCCCTCTTGAAGAGTTATGGTACTTGTGAAAAGCTCTGATGGAAAACTATATATTTTCATAGATCCCTTGGGATCATCAATTATAATAATCTTAGTTTTTGGAAGCACCATCTCCATAGCCTCTAAATAAAGCTTTGTCCTTATAAGAGATGGAGAGTTTTTATATCTTTCAAGTAGTGCTTTAAATCTTTGAGCATCGCCTTTTGCTCTCTCTATTTGTTGGTCCATATAAGCCTCTGCTTCGGCAATAATTTTTGCCGCTTGACCTTCTGCTTCGGGAACAATCTGGTTGTAATATGCCTGAGCTTCAAGAATAAGTTTATCCTTTTCTGATTTTGCATTTATTACATCTTGAAATGCTGGTTGGACAGGCTCTGGGGGAACTACGTCTTGAAGTTGAACATTCACAATCTTAACACCAAAATTGTTATTATTCAATAAATTTTGCAAAAGAGTTTTTACATTATTCTGAATTTCTTCCTTAGAAACTGTTAAAATCTCGTCAAATTCATACCCTCCAACGATTTGCCTCATAGAAGCCTGAGCAAGGTCACGAAGAAGTTTCTCTTCTCCCTTCACATTACTAAGATAAGATACAGCATCAGTTATCTGGTATTGAACCACAAAATCTAAATCCACAATTTTACCATCCTTGGTCAAAAGAAGAGATTCCTCTTTCACATCTCTATATTGAGGAGGAGGTCCCAAGGTTAT from Dictyoglomus turgidum DSM 6724 includes:
- the hflK gene encoding FtsH protease activity modulator HflK, which gives rise to MQNFPDFQFPKNNLSIKTIFTIIIVVILLVLVFSSFYFVGPAEVGIVKRFGKIIGMYDPGIHWKIPLIDQVIKIDVSAIRRLEIGFRTITLGPPPQYRDVKEESLLLTKDGKIVDLDFVVQYQITDAVSYLSNVKGEEKLLRDLAQASMRQIVGGYEFDEILTVSKEEIQNNVKTLLQNLLNNNNFGVKIVNVQLQDVVPPEPVQPAFQDVINAKSEKDKLILEAQAYYNQIVPEAEGQAAKIIAEAEAYMDQQIERAKGDAQRFKALLERYKNSPSLIRTKLYLEAMEMVLPKTKIIIIDDPKGSMKIYSFPSELFTSTITLQEGDKK
- the hflC gene encoding protease modulator HflC — encoded protein: MKYVYLGVILFIILFILIFSIFIVDITNQAVVLEFGKPVRVVKEPGLYFKKPFVQEVIFFEKRILQYDSEPTIVVTKDKKSMILDSFALFKIYDPILFLKTVRNELGAQARLDDIIYSEMRRVVGQYDFDDIVSKKREEVFEEITISSREKAKELGIEISTVRMKRVSVPAENLKKIYDSMTAERQRQAALYRAEGQREAQRIKSEAEKKRVIILSEAYRKAQELKGKGEAEASKILQTALSSDPEFYQFLKTLELYKSTLPGNVLIITPDSELFKYLRKK